One genomic segment of Helicoverpa zea isolate HzStark_Cry1AcR chromosome 22, ilHelZeax1.1, whole genome shotgun sequence includes these proteins:
- the LOC124641270 gene encoding uncharacterized protein LOC124641270 → MDIQAETLITLVQERPVLWDKTEDVYKDKNLKLAAWREVCLILKPNFDELDEKERKQYGKQVSTKWNNIRDSWLKTVKKQKDESKSGSSAKKTRNYLYHEQLMFLKKVSEPRPPHESVSKKARTETEVGMESDFRSPLIKDKRKIDNKEVNDRMVKFLDSRINPEKENHHLSFFKGIIPILNTLTIEETLEFQASVMTMLQKIKSRNNERPNYGHWRDSYNQMTGPDQYSGYYTHNSVNQQATPTQDQHHPGYSTQYNSSNQQATTSIPSTSSQSSNPIPASPSASSNHSIHSQDSDYLDFEGF, encoded by the exons ATGGATATTCAAGCAGAAACTTTAATTACGCTTGTCCAAGAGAGACCTGTTCTGTGGGATAAGACCGAAGACGTCTATAAAGACAAAAACTTAAAGTTAGCAGCATGGCGTGAAGTATGTTTAATACTGAAACCAAACTTCGATGAACTGgatgaaaaagaaagaaaacagtacg gAAAACAGGTTTCAACTAAATGGAATAATATACGAGATTCGTGGCTTAAGAcagtaaagaaacaaaaagatgAGTCTAAATCTGGATCTTCGGCCAAAAAGAcacgaaattatttatatcacgagcaattaatgtttttgaaaaaagtctCCGAACCTCGACCACCAcatgagtcagtttcaaaaaaaGCAAGAACCGAGACTGAAGTAGGCATGGAATCAGATTTTCGTTcacctttaattaaagataaaagaaaaattgataataaagagGTAAATGACAGGATGGTAAAGTTTTTGGACTCCAGAATAAACCCAGAAAAGGAAAACCATCATCTGTCTTTCTTCAAAGGCATTATACCAATCTTGAACACTTTAACTATCGAAGAGACTTTAGAATTTCAAGCTAGCGTCATGACAATGttgcaaaaaattaaaagtaggaATAATGAGAGACCAAATTACGGACATTGGCGTGATTCATATAATCAGATGACCGGACCAGATCAGTATTCTGGATACTACACACATAATAGCGTCAATCAACAGGCAACACCTACGCAAGATCAACACCACCCTGGATACTCTACGCAATATAATAGTAGCAATCAACAGGCAACAACATCTATACCATCAACTTCATCTCAGTCATCGAATCCGATTCCAGCTTCGCCATCAGCATCTAGTAATCATTCCATACATTCCCAAGACTCAGATTACTTAGATTTTGAAGGGTTTTAA
- the LOC124641249 gene encoding protein ALP1-like — protein MDDEIVVLWWYLNRRQNKRKHWVHPILRERFSLGTFETLMGELRRDESKFFNYFRMTATTFDDLLGRLDIRVRDTSFRECICPEQRLAICLRYLASGCSFKEIHYSYRVGVSTISKLIKEMTHVIWENLKTDFLKLPDTEREWEDIVSGFERKANFPHCLGAVDGKHIRILKPAKSGSMFFNYKEYYSFVLMAVVDSEYRFIFISVGSYGKECDSTILKDSTFWQKINDGTLNVPKPRPLHENLHEELPFILIGDEGFALTPNLLRPYGGTHLNTDKKIFNYRLSRARRYVECAFGILANKWRIIHRAIDLNVDTAIQVIKACTVLHNFVREKDGINFESYQNIEHRQEQETTPMNRNVSSRGGPNANAIRTSFTNYFVSDIGSVPWQAAAIK, from the exons ATGGACGACGAAATTGTTGTGTTGTGGTGGTATCTTAATAgaaggcaaaataaaagaaaacattgggTACACCCTATTTTACGGGAAAGATTTTCACTTGGAACATTTGAAACATTAATGGGTGAACTTAGAAGAGACGAATCAAagttcttcaattattttcgaATGACAGCAACCACTTTTGACGATTTACTGGGACGACTAGACATAAGAGTACGAGATACAAGTTTCAGAGAATGTATTTGCCCAGAACAAAGATTAGCCATATGTCTAAG atatttaGCTTCAGGATGTTCATTCAAAGAAATACATTACTCATACAGAGTAGGCGTTTCGACAATAAGTAAACTAATAAAAGAAATGACCCACGTCATTTGGGAAAACCTAAAGACAGATTTCCTTAAGCTGCCTGATACTGAGAGAGAATGGGAGGACATCGTTTCAGGATTCGAAAGAAAAGCCAACTTTCCTCACTGTCTTGGAGCAGTAGATGGCAAACATATCAGAATTTTGAAACCAGCCAAGAGTGGTTCTATGTTCTTTAATTACAAGGAGTATTATTCTTTTGTATTAATGGCAGTTGTCGATTCAGAGTaccgatttatttttattagtgtgGGCTCATATGGCAAGGAATGCGATTCTACTATATTAAAGGATAGTACATTTTGGCAAAAGATCAATGATGGTACTTTAAATGTACCAAAGCCTAGACCGCTTCATGAAAACTTGCACGAAGAATTACCGTTTATACTTATTGGCGATGAAGGCTTTGCTTTAACACCTAATCTCCTACGTCCATATGGAGGTACACATTTGAATACtgataaaaagatttttaactaTAGACTAAGTCGAGCAAGAAGGTATGTTGAGTGCGCTTTTGGTATTCTGGCAAATAAGTGGCGAATAATCCATCGAGCTATAGATCTGAACGTAGACACAGCAATTCAAGTAATTAAAGCTTGTACAGtcttacataattttgtaagaGAAAAAGATGGTATAAATTTTGAAAGTTACCAAAATATAGAACATAGACAAGAACAAGAAACGACACCCATGAATCGGAATGTGTCAAGTCGAGGTGGCCCTAATGCCAACGCTATACGGACAtcatttactaattattttgtttcggATATTGGTTCCGTTCCGTGGCAGGCAgcagctataaaataa
- the LOC124641450 gene encoding uncharacterized protein LOC124641450 yields MAYNIDEVNQNIAAIFGEDYVQSHGLSRPSTSSSYQAAQPMQIQHVADDDADGDGELSSDNESRDTSDYHGQMNSVNFEKWATGMLIPNLPQNSVVVMDNAPYHSVQENKVPTKSSTKPIMLEWLTKNNVEASIRMRKDELFHLVQLHKPIEKSFKIDEFIRSHGHVVVRLPPYMCDLNPIELAWAKVKRIVRHHNVTSDLSLKRLKEVTELAISQVTEEDWRGFDDHVIILEENYWQRDGLIEDTIDRFVIEISDGEDSDTDSTISAISESD; encoded by the exons ATGGCATATAACATTGATGAAGTGAACCAGAACATAGCAGCTATCTTTGGTGAAGATTATGTACAGAGTCATGGCCTTTCGAGACCTTCTACATCTTCGAGTTACCAGGCTGCGCAACCCATGCAAATCCAGCACGTAGCTGACGATGATGCGGATGGAGATGGAGAACTTAGCTCTGATAATGAGTCGCGCGATACCA GTGATTATCACGGACAGATGAACAgtgttaattttgaaaagtgGGCCACTGGTATGTTAATCCCTAATCTACCGCAAAACAGCGTTGTTGTGATGGACAACGCGCCGTATCACAGTGTGCAAGAAAATAAAGTCCCAACAAAGTCCAGCACCAAACCTATAATGTTAGAATGGCTAACAAAGAATAATGTGGAAGCTTCAATCAGGATGAGAAAAGATGAGCTCTTCCATTTGGTTCAGTTACATAAACCAAtagaaaaatcatttaaaatcgATGAATTCATCAGGAGTCATGGCCATGTCGTAGTAAGACTACCACCGTACATGTGCGACCTCAATCCGATTGAGTTGGCTTGGGCAAAAGTGAAAAGAATAGTACGGCATCACAATGTTACTTCAGATTTATCCCTAAAAAGGTTAAAAGAAGTTACGGAGCTGGCGATTTCTCAGGTTACAGAGGAAGATTGGCGTGGCTTCGATGATCACGTCATAATTTTAGAAGAAAATTATTGGCAAAGAGATGGATTAATTGAAGATACCATAGATCGATTCGTCATTGAGATCAGCGACGGCGAGGATAGTGACACCGATTCAACCATATCTGCCATTTCTGAATCTGATTAA